A single Drosophila ananassae strain 14024-0371.13 chromosome 3L, ASM1763931v2, whole genome shotgun sequence DNA region contains:
- the LOC6495791 gene encoding pre-mRNA-processing factor 19, translating to MALVCALTNEVPETPVVSPYSGAVFEKRVIEKYLLENGCDPISGKELKVEELIEIKTPAVVKPKPPSATSIPATLKTMQDEWDALMIHSFTQRQQLQTTRQELSHALYQHDAACRVIARLNKEVAAAREALATLKPQAGIVSAPTAIPQPALATEAGGTAAHPMEQAGMSAEVIQKLQDKATVLTQERKKRGRTVPEDLVTPDQVKSFLTTASHPGLHSASVPGILALDINSADHSKILTGGNDKNATVFNKDTEQVVAILKGHTKKITKVIYHPNEDTVITGSPDMNIRIWHVPTSQTQLLLRCHEGPVTGLSLHPTGDYLLSTSSDKHWAFSDIRTGRLLTKVIDTAEVGLTTAQFHPDGLIFGTGTVDSQVKIWDLKEQSNVANFPGHTGPISAISFSENGYYLATAADDACVKLWDLRKLKNFKTIQLDDGYEVKDLCFDQSGTYLAIAGTDVRVYQCKQWQDLKVFNDHTALATGVRFGKHAQYLASTSMDRTLKQYAIE from the exons ATGGCTTTGGTCTGCGCAC ttacaaacgaagtccCAGAGACGCCCGTGGTGTCTCCGTATTCGGGAGCCGTCTTCGAGAAGAGGGTGATTGAGAAGTATCTCCTAGAGAATGGCTGCGACCCCATAAGCGGCAAAGAGCTTAAGGTGGAGGAGCTGATTGAGATCAAGACACCGGCGGTGGTGAAGCCAAAGCCGCCAAGCGCCACCAGTATACCGGCAACTCTAAAAACAATGCAGGACGAGTGGGATGCGCTGATGATACACTCGTTCACACAACGCCAGCAGTTGCAGACGACGCGCCAGGAGCTGTCTCACGCCCTGTACCAACACGATGCCGCCTGCCGAGTGATTGCGCGTCTCAACAAGGAGGTGGCCGCTGCTCGCGAGGCCCTGGCCACGCTGAAGCCCCAGGCCGGTATTGTCAGTGCACCGACGGCAATTCCACAACCGGCTTTGGCTACCGAGGCTGGCGGTACAGCTGCCCATCCCATGGAGCAGGCTGGCATGAGCGCCGAGGTCATACAGAAGCTGCAGGACAAGGCTACGGTGCTGACGCAGGAGCGAAAGAAACGGGGACGTACTGTTCCCGAGGACCTAGTGACGCCGGACCAGGTGAAGAGCTTCCTCACAACGGCCTCGCATCCCGGCCTGCACTCGGCCTCGGTTCCCGGCATCCTGGCTCTGGACATCAATAGCGCGGATCACAGCAAGATTCTGACTGGCGGAAACGACAAGAACGCCACCGTGTTCAACAAGGACACCGAGCAGGTGGTGGCCATCCTTAAGGGGCACACCAAGAAGATCACCAAAGTCATCTACCATCCGAACGAGGACACCGTCATCACGGGATCGCCCGACATGAACATTCGCATCTGGCACGTGCCTACCTCGCAGACGCAACTGCTACTGCGCTGCCACGAAGGTCCTGTCACAGGACTGTCACTGCACCCCACGGGCGACTACTTGCTGTCCACCTCCTCGGACAAGCACTGGGCTTTCTCTGACATCCGTACAGGTCGCCTGCTCACCAAAGTAATCGACACAGCCGAGGTCGGGCTAACGACGGCTCAATTCCATCCTGACGGCTTGATTTTTGGTACCGGCACTGTGGATTCCCAAGTAAAAATCTGGGATTTGAAGGAGCAGAGCAACGTGGCCAACTTCCCCGGGCATACTGGTCCCATTTCGGCCATCTCCTTCTCGGAAAACGGTTACTATCTGGCCACGGCCGCGGATGATGCCTGTGTCAAGCTGTGGGATCTGCGGAAGCTGAAGAACTTCAAGACAATCCAATTGGACGACGGCTACGAAGTCAAGGATCTGTGCTTCGACCAGAGCGGCACCTACTTGGCGATTGCTGGCACCGATGTCAG
- the LOC6494826 gene encoding mitochondrial ribonuclease P protein 1 homolog: protein MLKSLVGRRLASQLLKGCAAPVRHASESAGRVNPFAGSEEPPKKFVNPFGQPSTETFTEPVVTESKEEREKRLKVLQLEADIAHQEGRRVPALEFFQDHHWEHVLTLPSRSARIKYFAFLWQIEMKKQSEQRKKVLKAEETERRVAEIKKEREENTHIIYGLGHTSMFLRIYDTTINHWQNNRLTRAMQFAPKMVLDCSYDEHMNNREASYAAKQLMYCFAENRQNDEPFDLHYCNAHMAGRCMQNLKRFIPPMLNPEFPINIHEKCFTELFPKKNLVYLTPHCREDLVTYDPDDIYIVGAMVDTVNNEPLSLAKAKRMGLRMARLPLDRYLQWGSGSGKSLTLNQMINIMLDLKKTNDWDTALKHVPRRKVVEWDEQRRNEKDRWAVGTRARKLNVRIDHLLDYEEDRRKVSSFATPKKVRQRTEGMEFKLDTWATGKQQKTQRQN, encoded by the coding sequence ATGCTGAAAAGCCTTGTAGGACGGCGGCTGGCTAGCCAGTTGCTTAAAGGATGTGCCGCACCAGTGCGACATGCATCAGAATCCGCTGGCCGGGTCAATCCTTTTGCCGGTTCGGAGGAGCCTCCAAAGAAGTTCGTCAATCCCTTTGGCCAGCCATCAACTGAGACGTTCACTGAACCGGTGGTAACCGAGTCCAAAGAGGAGCGGGAGAAGCGACTAAAGGTGCTCCAACTGGAGGCGGACATAGCCCATCAGGAGGGCCGACGAGTCCCGGCGCTGGAGTTTTTCCAGGACCATCACTGGGAGCACGTGCTGACACTGCCATCCAGGTCGGCACGCATCAAGTACTTCGCCTTTCTCTGGCAGATTGAAATGAAGAAGCAGTCGGAGCAGCGGAAGAAGGTCCTAAAGGCGGAGGAAACAGAGAGGAGAGTAGCCGAGATAAAGAAGGAGCGGGAGGAGAACACGCACATCATCTACGGGCTCGGGCATACTTCCATGTTCCTGCGCATCTACGACACTACCATTAATCACTGGCAGAACAATCGCCTCACCAGGGCCATGCAGTTCGCGCCCAAGATGGTATTGGACTGCTCCTACGACGAGCACATGAACAACCGGGAAGCCTCCTATGCTGCCAAGCAACTAATGTACTGCTTTGCGGAGAACCGACAGAATGATGAGCCATTTGACCTGCACTACTGCAATGCCCACATGGCGGGCAGGTGTATGCAGAATCTCAAGCGCTTCATCCCTCCCATGCTGAATCCAGAGTTTCCGATAAACATTCATGAAAAGTGCTTCACAGAGCTGTTTCCAAAGAAGAACTTAGTCTACCTTACACCCCACTGCCGCGAGGACTTGGTCACCTACGACCCCGATGACATCTACATAGTGGGAGCCATGGTAGATACGGTGAACAACGAGCCCCTGTCGCTGGCCAAGGCGAAGCGGATGGGTCTGCGCATGGCGCGATTGCCCCTGGACCGCTACCTGCAGTGGGGATCAGGCTCAGGGAAGTCGCTCACTCTCAACCAGATGATCAACATCATGCTGGACCTGAAGAAAACCAACGACTGGGACACGGCTTTGAAGCATGTGCCTCGCCGCAAAGTGGTTGAATGGGATGAGCAGCGGCGAAATGAAAAGGATCGGTGGGCTGTGGGTACGCGGGCTAGAAAGCTGAATGTGCGGATAGATCATCTTCTGGACTATGAGGAGGACCGTCGGAAGGTATCCTCCTTTGCCACACCAAAGAAGGTGCGACAACGTACCGAGGGAATGGAGTTTAAGCTGGACACCTGGGCCACCGGGAAACAGCAAAAAACACAAAGACAAA